A single window of Paenibacillus sp. SYP-B4298 DNA harbors:
- the fabG gene encoding 3-oxoacyl-[acyl-carrier-protein] reductase has product MFGDVTGKRALVTGASRGIGRAIAIALAEGGADVAINYAGSEDAAAQTAAAVEALGRRALLIKANVGKSQEFDAMVAQVVGEWGGIDILVNNAGITRDNLIMRMKETEFDEVIETNLKGVFNGVKAVTRPMMKQRSGRIINISSVVGVLGNPGQANYVAAKAGVIGLTKASARELASRGITVNCVAPGFIQTDMTDKLPEELKEQLGNQIPLAKLGRPEDIAAAVRFLASDAAAYVTGQTLHIDGGMYMG; this is encoded by the coding sequence ATGTTTGGAGATGTGACGGGAAAGAGAGCGCTCGTAACGGGCGCATCGCGCGGCATCGGCCGGGCGATTGCAATTGCGCTGGCCGAAGGCGGCGCAGATGTCGCGATCAACTATGCGGGCAGTGAGGACGCAGCGGCACAGACGGCGGCGGCCGTCGAGGCGCTGGGCCGCCGCGCGCTGCTGATCAAGGCGAATGTCGGCAAGTCGCAGGAATTTGATGCGATGGTGGCGCAGGTGGTTGGCGAGTGGGGCGGTATCGACATTCTGGTCAACAATGCCGGCATTACGAGAGACAATCTCATTATGCGCATGAAGGAAACGGAGTTTGACGAGGTCATCGAGACGAATCTGAAGGGCGTATTCAATGGTGTCAAGGCGGTAACCCGCCCGATGATGAAGCAGCGCTCTGGCCGAATTATCAACATTTCTTCGGTTGTCGGTGTTCTTGGTAATCCAGGTCAGGCGAACTATGTGGCGGCTAAGGCAGGCGTAATCGGCTTGACCAAGGCATCGGCTCGTGAGCTGGCCTCGCGTGGCATTACGGTTAACTGTGTCGCCCCAGGCTTTATACAGACGGATATGACGGACAAGCTGCCGGAGGAGTTGAAGGAGCAGCTTGGCAACCAGATTCCGCTCGCGAAGCTGGGACGGCCGGAGGATATTGCTGCAGCAGTGCGCTTCCTGGCATCGGATGCGGCAGCCTATGTAACAGGTCAGACGCTCCATATCGATGGCG
- the fabD gene encoding ACP S-malonyltransferase gives MAKIAFVFPGQGAQAVGMGQDFVSRYPAARSIMERADEALGFALSDIIFNGPEAELKQTANTQPALLAVSTAILEVLKERDLQPVCTAGHSLGEYSALVASGVMSFEDAVRTVRARGQFMEQAVPSGQGAMAAVLGAEREALAALCSEITASGTAVELANVNCPGQIVISGTAQGVSEVVSRGKEIGAKRVMPLEVSGPFHSSLMRPAAEQLADVLAKLELRDARIPVIANVTAQQVEEAGEIRRLLEQQVYSPVLWEDSVRTMLSLGVDTFVEIGSGSVLAGLIKKTDRSAAVISVNSVEALDKLSELA, from the coding sequence ATGGCAAAAATAGCGTTTGTTTTTCCGGGTCAGGGCGCACAGGCAGTCGGCATGGGACAGGACTTCGTGAGCCGTTATCCGGCTGCGCGGTCGATCATGGAGCGCGCAGATGAGGCGCTGGGCTTTGCGCTTAGCGATATAATCTTCAACGGGCCGGAGGCGGAGCTGAAGCAGACGGCCAATACACAGCCTGCACTGCTGGCTGTCAGCACGGCGATCCTGGAGGTGCTCAAGGAGCGTGATCTGCAGCCAGTCTGCACAGCAGGGCATAGTCTGGGAGAGTATAGCGCGCTTGTGGCTTCAGGCGTAATGAGCTTCGAGGACGCGGTGCGCACGGTGCGGGCCCGCGGTCAGTTCATGGAACAGGCCGTTCCTAGCGGCCAAGGCGCGATGGCAGCAGTGCTGGGAGCTGAGCGCGAGGCGCTCGCGGCGCTCTGTAGCGAGATTACGGCAAGCGGCACCGCTGTCGAGCTGGCCAATGTCAATTGCCCGGGACAGATCGTCATCTCGGGGACAGCGCAAGGGGTGTCCGAGGTCGTTAGCCGCGGCAAGGAGATTGGCGCGAAGCGTGTGATGCCACTGGAGGTGAGCGGTCCATTCCATTCCTCGCTGATGCGTCCTGCAGCAGAGCAGTTGGCAGACGTGCTGGCGAAGCTGGAGCTTCGCGATGCGCGCATTCCGGTCATTGCGAACGTGACCGCGCAGCAGGTTGAAGAGGCGGGCGAGATTCGCCGCTTGCTCGAGCAGCAGGTCTACTCTCCTGTTCTGTGGGAGGATAGCGTGCGGACGATGCTCAGCCTTGGGGTCGATACCTTCGTAGAGATCGGCTCGGGCAGCGTGCTTGCCGGCTTGATTAAGAAGACGGATCGGTCAGCGGCTGTTATCTCGGTGAACAGCGTCGAGGCGCTGGACAAGCTGTCGGAGCTTGCATAG
- a CDS encoding beta-ketoacyl-ACP synthase III, translating into MNVQAVGIIGTGKYVPERILTNQELEHMVETSDEWIVTRTGIRERRIAAPEQATSDLAYEASLKAIAAAGIAAEELDLIIVATITPDTSFPSTACLLQDRLGAKKAAAFDLSAACSGFIYGLATASSLISSGMYKHVLVVGAECLSRITDYTDRNTCILFGDGAGAVVLGEVPQGRGFRSFQLGADGAGGELLKVSGGGSRLSPEGAAAAGGHYIQMAGSEVFKFAVRIMGGAAEEALYKAGLSKEDIDLLIPHQANIRIIQSALNRLNLPEEKCMVNLDKYGNVSAASIPIALAEAVEEGRIQEGDTVVFVGFGGGLTWGASVLVW; encoded by the coding sequence ATGAATGTGCAAGCTGTCGGTATTATCGGAACGGGGAAATATGTTCCTGAGCGGATTCTGACCAACCAGGAACTCGAACATATGGTGGAGACGAGCGATGAGTGGATCGTCACCCGCACAGGCATCCGTGAGCGGCGGATTGCCGCGCCCGAGCAGGCGACCTCGGACCTGGCCTATGAGGCCTCGCTGAAGGCGATCGCAGCCGCAGGTATTGCGGCAGAGGAGCTCGACCTCATTATCGTAGCAACGATTACGCCGGATACATCCTTCCCGTCGACTGCTTGCCTGCTGCAAGACAGACTGGGCGCCAAGAAGGCGGCAGCATTCGACCTGTCGGCCGCATGCTCCGGGTTCATCTACGGTCTGGCGACGGCCTCAAGCCTGATCTCCTCCGGCATGTACAAGCATGTGCTGGTGGTCGGGGCGGAATGCCTCTCTCGCATTACAGATTATACAGATCGCAATACCTGCATTCTGTTCGGTGACGGCGCAGGGGCTGTCGTCCTGGGCGAGGTGCCGCAAGGACGCGGCTTCCGCTCCTTCCAGTTAGGGGCTGACGGCGCGGGCGGCGAGCTGCTCAAGGTGAGCGGCGGCGGCTCCCGTCTGTCGCCTGAAGGGGCTGCTGCTGCTGGAGGACATTATATCCAGATGGCAGGCAGCGAGGTGTTCAAGTTCGCAGTGCGTATTATGGGCGGTGCGGCTGAGGAGGCGCTTTATAAGGCGGGGCTGTCCAAGGAGGACATTGATCTGCTCATTCCGCATCAGGCGAACATTCGCATTATCCAGTCTGCGCTGAACCGGCTGAATCTGCCGGAGGAGAAGTGTATGGTGAATCTGGACAAATACGGGAATGTATCGGCAGCCTCGATCCCGATCGCGCTCGCCGAGGCGGTAGAGGAAGGCCGTATCCAGGAGGGCGACACGGTTGTATTTGTCGGCTTTGGCGGTGGACTTACCTGGGGCGCTTCGGTGCTCGTCTGGTAG
- the plsX gene encoding phosphate acyltransferase PlsX → MRIAIDAMGGDNAPSALVEGALLAAREWPDLKLVLVGDSAVIEPLLAGAPSNVELRHASEKIESDEEPVKAIRRKKDSSMAVAGRLVREGEADAMISAGNTGALMAAGLLVVGRIEGIERPALAPMMPTKDDVGVLALDLGANMDAKPEHLLQYALMGSIYREKVHGIASPRVGLLNVGTEEGKGNELTKAAYELIQQTSLHFVGNVEARDVLDRNCDVLICDGFVGNIMLKSMEGTAGFLLKALKEEFSRSLLTKMAAAIMMPGLKGLRKKMDYKEHGAAPLLGVNGLIMKCHGSSDANAVKNAVRQARIALQGNLIQSIQSEITGK, encoded by the coding sequence ATGCGGATCGCGATTGATGCGATGGGCGGGGACAATGCACCGTCCGCGCTAGTGGAGGGCGCGCTGCTGGCGGCGCGCGAGTGGCCGGATCTGAAGCTTGTGCTGGTTGGCGACAGCGCGGTGATCGAGCCGCTGCTGGCAGGGGCGCCATCCAATGTGGAGCTGCGCCATGCATCGGAGAAGATTGAGTCGGACGAGGAGCCGGTGAAGGCGATTCGTCGCAAGAAGGATTCCTCGATGGCGGTAGCCGGCAGGCTGGTGCGCGAGGGCGAGGCAGATGCGATGATCTCGGCGGGCAACACCGGAGCGCTGATGGCTGCGGGATTGCTGGTCGTCGGACGTATCGAGGGAATCGAGCGGCCTGCGCTTGCTCCCATGATGCCGACCAAGGATGATGTCGGGGTGCTGGCGCTTGATCTGGGCGCGAATATGGATGCGAAGCCGGAGCATCTGCTGCAGTATGCGCTGATGGGCAGCATCTATCGTGAGAAGGTGCATGGGATTGCAAGCCCGCGGGTAGGGCTGCTCAATGTAGGTACAGAAGAGGGCAAGGGCAATGAGCTGACCAAGGCGGCCTATGAGCTGATTCAGCAGACCTCGCTGCATTTCGTTGGTAATGTAGAGGCGCGGGATGTGCTGGATCGCAACTGTGATGTGCTCATATGCGACGGCTTCGTCGGCAATATCATGCTCAAGTCTATGGAGGGCACGGCAGGCTTCCTGCTGAAGGCGCTGAAGGAGGAATTCAGCCGTTCCCTGCTGACGAAGATGGCGGCGGCCATCATGATGCCTGGACTCAAGGGCTTGAGGAAGAAGATGGATTACAAGGAGCATGGCGCAGCTCCGTTGCTTGGGGTTAATGGACTTATTATGAAATGCCACGGATCATCCGATGCCAATGCGGTCAAAAATGCGGTGCGCCAGGCGCGGATTGCGCTGCAGGGCAATCTGATCCAATCGATACAATCGGAAATTACCGGGAAGTGA
- the fapR gene encoding transcription factor FapR produces MPKRQRQQQLSRLIEDNPFMTDRELNRLLKVSIQTIRLDRLELGIPELRERVKLMAERSYDAVRSLPLDEVIGEIIDLQLDRSGISIFEIREEHVFSRTGIARGHHVFAQANSLAVAVMNDEIALTASADIRFVRSVRLGEKCIAKAYVSSMTGGKGKAKVDVFTYVGEEMVFQGHFVIYRSARDEKLEGGDANADRD; encoded by the coding sequence CTGCCCAAACGTCAACGGCAGCAGCAGCTCTCGCGGCTCATTGAGGATAACCCGTTCATGACCGACAGGGAGTTGAATCGGCTGCTGAAAGTCAGTATACAAACGATCCGGCTGGACCGGCTGGAGCTTGGCATTCCCGAATTGCGGGAGCGGGTCAAGCTGATGGCGGAGCGTTCTTATGATGCGGTTCGGTCGCTGCCTTTGGATGAGGTGATCGGGGAGATCATTGATCTGCAACTGGATCGAAGCGGAATCTCGATCTTCGAGATTCGGGAGGAGCATGTATTCTCCAGAACAGGCATTGCCCGCGGACATCATGTGTTCGCGCAGGCCAATTCGCTGGCGGTCGCTGTGATGAATGACGAGATTGCGCTGACGGCGTCGGCCGACATCCGGTTCGTCCGCTCTGTCCGCCTGGGGGAGAAGTGCATTGCCAAGGCTTATGTCAGCTCCATGACGGGTGGCAAAGGCAAGGCCAAGGTGGATGTATTCACGTATGTTGGCGAGGAAATGGTGTTTCAGGGACATTTTGTGATCTACCGATCCGCCAGGGATGAGAAACTCGAAGGAGGAGACGCGAATGCGGATCGCGATTGA
- the rpmF gene encoding 50S ribosomal protein L32: MAVPQRRTSKTRRDKRRTHFKLAVPGMVKCDQCGELKLSHRVCKVCGTYKSREIIKQ; this comes from the coding sequence ATGGCAGTACCACAAAGACGGACATCCAAAACTCGCCGCGACAAGCGCCGTACACATTTCAAACTGGCTGTTCCGGGTATGGTTAAGTGCGACCAATGCGGAGAGTTGAAATTGTCTCACCGCGTATGTAAAGTATGCGGAACGTATAAATCAAGAGAAATCATTAAACAGTAG
- a CDS encoding YceD family protein yields MLLRMQDVLTKGVQVPFHMSVNVDELLRHKKDVLRASPAEVKLTAYAEDKTVVVEGSLALDVEQACSRCLEPAKTHLEIPFYEKFQTSQVYEEGPDNEDIIPVEEDKLDLLPYVEESVLLYLPFVPLCREDCRGLCPQCGGNRNEQACGCADEVIDPRFAALKDLFKNE; encoded by the coding sequence AAGGGGTTCAAGTCCCGTTTCATATGTCAGTGAATGTCGATGAGCTTTTGCGTCATAAGAAGGATGTGCTTCGGGCGTCGCCTGCCGAGGTCAAGCTGACCGCTTATGCGGAGGACAAGACCGTTGTGGTAGAGGGCAGCCTCGCGCTCGATGTGGAGCAGGCGTGCTCGCGTTGTCTGGAGCCTGCCAAGACACATCTGGAGATTCCTTTTTATGAGAAGTTTCAGACTTCCCAGGTCTATGAAGAAGGGCCGGACAATGAGGATATTATTCCGGTCGAAGAAGACAAGCTCGATCTGCTCCCATATGTGGAGGAGTCCGTGCTGCTCTATCTTCCGTTTGTTCCCCTGTGCCGCGAGGATTGCCGTGGGCTGTGCCCGCAGTGCGGAGGCAACCGGAATGAGCAGGCCTGCGGATGCGCCGATGAGGTGATTGATCCGCGGTTTGCCGCGCTGAAGGATCTGTTCAAGAACGAATAG